A genomic stretch from Setaria viridis chromosome 1, Setaria_viridis_v4.0, whole genome shotgun sequence includes:
- the LOC117853248 gene encoding uncharacterized protein, giving the protein MSLALLQGYSSAEEDDDHAAGAGAELSESGESSAEEAGSDGDEASAPPKPASRPRRRPNPKGGDAGGGEGDSSLPSALEAFADVSGPPEFLRHRVAEPEEGTEALGVLDRRGKEGSKHPPPGAVVVAQPQLVAIRERVTTTSSNPPGSVTSGSVDGKRVIGAANPGPEDAADLLRMCLQCGVPKTYSHAKGMVCPLCGDRPAQPKEPEKKKGSTVKDKEKIKRMKGQSSHASWKSETEMALRQQFD; this is encoded by the exons ATGAGCTTAGCGCTCCTGCAAGGCTACTCCTCcgccgaggaggacgacgaccacgccgccggcgccggcgccgagctgAGCGAGTCCGGTGAATCCTCCGCCGAGGAGGCCGGATCGGACGGAGACGAGGCGTCCGCTCCTCCGAAGCCGGCCTccaggccccgccgccgcccaaaccCTAAGGGGGgagatgccggcggcggcgaaggggacTCCTCGCTGCCGTCCGCGCTTGAGGCCTTCGCTGACGTCTCCGGTCCCCCGGAGTTTCTGAGGCACAGGGTTGCCGAGCCCGAGGAAGGGACGGAGGCACTTGGCGTACTCGATCGCCGCGGGAAGGAGGGGAGCAAGCACCCGCCTCCAG GTGCCGTTGTGGTGGCGCAACCGCAGTTAGTTGCTATTCGTGAGCGAGTTACCACAACTAGTTCCAACCCTCCTGGGTCAGTGACGTCTGGTTCTGTTGATGGAAAAAGAGTTATAGGCGCTGCAAATCCTGGTCCAGAAGATGCAGCTGATCTTCTGAG GATGTGTCTCCAATGTGGTGTGCCAAAGACTTATTCACATGCTAAGGGAATGGTTTGCCCTCTCTGCGGTGATAGACCAGCCCAGCCGAAAGAGCCCGAAAAGAAGAAGGGTTCCACTGTCAAGGACAAGGAGAAGATCAAGAGGATGAAGGGGCAATCGTCGCACGCTTCGTGGAAGAGCGAGACAGAGATGGCTCTTCGACAACAGTTCGACTGA
- the LOC117864569 gene encoding PLAT domain-containing protein 3, giving the protein MAKFAVLLLLAVAASATVLAHGRELPTQIKLVRGAVAAAGGGVSGDSMECVYTVFIRTGSIWKAGTDSNITLELAAADGNGVGITDLPSWGGLMGQGHSYFERGNLDIFSGRGPCMARPPCWMRVASDGTGPHHGWYCNYVEVTVTGPHKGCAQELFTVEQWLATDAPPYKLEAVVDHCARAGAGAAAA; this is encoded by the exons ATGGCCAAgttcgccgtcctcctcctcctcgccgtggcGGCCTCCGCCACCGTGCTGGCGCACGGCCGCGAGCTCCCGACTCAAATCAAG CTGGTGAGaggcgcggtcgccgccgccggcggaggcgtgtCCGGCGACAGCATGGAGTGCGTGTACACGGTGTTCATCCGGACGGGGTCGATCTGGAAGGCCGGCACGGACTCGAACATCACGctggagctggcggcggcggacggcaaCGGCGTGGGGATCACGGACCTGCCGTCCTGGGGCGGGCTGATGGGGCAGGGCCACTCCTACTTCGAGCGCGGCAACCTGGACATCTTCAGCGGCCGCGGGCCCTGCATGGCGAGGCCGCCGTGCTGGATGCGGGTGGCCTCCGACGGCACGGGGCCCCACCACGGGTGGTACTGCAACTACGTCGAGGTCACCGTCACGGGCCCGCACAAGGGGTGCGCGCAGGAGCTCTTCACCGTCGAGCAGTGGCTAGCCACCGACGCGCCACCGTACAAGCTCGAGGCCGTCGTCGACCAttgcgcccgcgccggcgctggcgccgccgccgcgtga